The Acaryochloris sp. CCMEE 5410 nucleotide sequence ACCGCCATTGCCAACCAATCTCGGTTCAATCATTCCCGAACTCTGGTGGTTACAGGGGAGCGGGCACAAGAGAGTGCAGCTAGGGCCAAGTATCAGAGTTTTGAGCCTCACCGGACTGATCGGCGGGACAGCCCCAAACTCAGACGGCATATTGACCACTGGCGTCCGGTCCATGCTTATTCTTCAGAGCAAGTTTGGGAAACAATCCAGCGTTGGGGAGTGCAAGCCCATCCTGCCTATTACCTGGGCTGGGGTCGGCTGAGCTGCCAATTCTGTATCTTCGGCTCACCTAACCAGTGGGCTTCCAATGCGGCCATCTCGCCAGAGCGTTCAGAGCGGCTGCACCAGTACGAGCAAGCGTTTCAGCACACCCTCGACAACAAGCTTTCTATACCAGAGATGGCGGCTAGGGGCAAAGTCTATGAGGCCATCCACCAGAACCCTGACCAGCTCCGGTTAGCCCTCAGCCAAGACTATACACTGCCCATCCTCGTTGACCCAGATACCTGGACCCTGCCTGCGGGGGCATTTGGGGAGGATGCAGGACCGACTTAAGGAGATTAGACATGAAATCAGAACACAGCTTTTTGCATCGCATTTTCCAGGCCATCAAGCGAGGTCTTAGCCCCAAAGCCAAGCAACAATGCCGTGCCTGTGGCGAGTGGCACAGACCCTCAAGGCTCGATAGTAAAGGATTCTGCCGGGAATGTAATCGTTTGGGAGCTTAGCCATGAAGAAGAAATCTTACATCACCGTCACTGATCAGTTTTGCGGTTGCGGTGGTTCGAGCAGTGGTGCTTCCCAAGCAGGATGCGAGATCGTCATGGCGATTAACCATTGGGATAAAGCGGTGGAAACCCACAATACCAACTTCCCCGATACTGCCCATGATTGCACAGACATCAGTGCTTGCGACCCTCGCCGCTATCCAAGTACTGACATTTTGATTACCAGCCCTGAGTGTACAAATCATAGTTTAGCTAAAGGGAAAAAGCGCAAGAACTTGGGCCAAATGGACTTGTTCAACCCCCAAACCATTGACCCGGAGGCAGAGAGGTCAAGGGCCACGCTCTGGGATGTCGTCAGATTTTCGGAGGTTCATCAGTACAACTTTGTCGTTGTCGAGAATGTGGTCGAGGTGCGCCACTGGATCTTGTTCGATAGCTGGCTCAATGCCATGCATACCTTGGGGTATGACCATGAGGCGATTTTCTTCAACAGCATGTTTGCTGAAGCACCTCAAAGTAGAGACCGGGTGTACATCGTCTTCTGGAGGAGAAACAACCCCAAACCTAACCTCAGCTTTACCCCGCTGGCCCACTGCTCCCAATGCGGTGAAGTCGAGGCTATTCAGTCCTGGAAAAACCCATTTAAGAAGTGGGGGCGCTACGGCAAGCGCAATCAATATGTATACCGCTGTCCCAGTTGTGCTCAGGTGGTGGAGCCATACTTTACCCCAGCCTATACCGTGATTGATTGGAGTTATCCCAGTACAAAGGTGGGGGATCGTAAAAGGCCCCTGAAGTCAGCGACCCTGGAAAGAATTCGTAAAGGACTGCAGAAGTTCTGCTCTCCAGTGTTGGTGGAAACAGCTTACGGCAAAGACACGAGTAATCGGGTTCGGAGTGTGGATGGAATTCTACCCACCCAGACGGCCCGCCAAACAATGGCCTTGGCAACACCGTTTATTGTGCGGAACTACACCGGGGCGCAGGCTGCTAGCATCCGTGACCCACTGCCCACAATCACCACAGTTGACCATAATTCGCTGGTGCAACCGTTTCTGACCAGTTATTACAGTGGCTCAGCTCAGGTCTGTGGGATGGATGCTGCCATTCCCACTATTACTGCTGCGGATCGTCATGCTCTGGTGCAACCGGATCATTCCATCTCTGTTGAAGATTGCTATTTCCGTATGCTTCAGCCCCATGAAATCCAGGCAGCAATGGCTTTCGCTCAAGATTACAAAGTTTTGGGAAATAAACGAGAGAGGGTCAAGCAGCTTGGTAATGCTGTCACCCCACCAGTAATGCAGATGATTCTGACTCGTTGCCTTGATTCCCTGTCATCCCCACATTTTTGAAACCACTAATCATTTCAGAATCCAGCGAGATTCTGAAAACTCAGGAGGCAGTTATGAATAGCTACATCTTTCTCTGGTGGCTGCTCTGGCAGTCCCTCTACTTCGGCATGTTTCTTTATTTCTTCCTTAGTGATGCCTTAAGGAGTCACCCATGATTCACGTACTTAATTTGGGGCTTGGCGTTGACTCAACGGCAATTTTGCTTTCCTGGATTTACGAACCCAAAAGCCGACCATTTAATAGCTTTGACGAACTGCTGCTGATAACCGCTCAGACAGGCAACGAACATCAATCCACCAAGAGTCTGGTCGAGACTCACATCTTGCCATTACTGCGACAGCGCCAGATCCGCTTTGTCCAGGTCGCCAAGGCGGGCCATTCTAAACGAGATGGCTACACCGTCTTGAGCGACACTCGAAACCCCCAGATTTGCCATATCGAAGGCGATTACACTCTCGGCCATTCCCTGAGAATTGCAGGCACAAGCCAACCTGTGAGTGGTGCCCATACTTGCGCGATGAAGTTCAAAGGTGTCGTTATCGATAGCTGGATAACCGATCATCTCTCTGGTGAGGCCATCGGTCCTTACCTGGGCTATTGCAAAGGAGAAGAGAAGCGCTCAACTAAATGTGCTGAGTATCCATGCATGGGTTCAGAATATCGATTCCCTTTGCAGGAATGGGGCTGGGACAGGGAGACTTGCATCAACTATATCCGCGAGAAAACTGGGGCTGATTGGCTCAAGTCAGCCTGTGTGTTCTGTCCCTTCTGCAAGCCAGAACAGGCAGGCCAGCGCTGGGAAGCTGAACCAGAAGCGGGCCTGTATGCCCTGGTCTTGGAAGCTGCGGCGCTTGCTCTCAACCCTCGGATGAAGCTGTTTGCCAGTCGCTCTGCCTGGGAGGTTGCCCCCCAGTCCGTCAGAGAGTTGGCCGTGAATCACCTGGACTCAATTGATTGGGCTGTTTACCGAGTCGAGCGCATTTATCAAGGCAAGCAGATCAGTAGGCGAGTCATGAGAGTGTCTAAGCCGATGCCTCGCCGTGCAGCCGATGAGCAGGTCAGTGTGATTGCCAAGCAACACGGCTGTGCTTGCGATACCTCAGACCCGACCTATATCAGAGCTTACGAGTATCACAGAAAGCCCAACGAGTCCCTGACCTGTGAAGGGTTCTGGGTTGCGGCCCCTGGCTTTATCCAGAACAAGGTGCATCGACCGAATTACTTTGAGCAGACCTGGCAAGAGGCAACCGGGAAGGTCAAGCAGCTCTCGCTAGTTTGAATTACTTTGACCAGACAGAGAGCGGTCGTCTGTGAGTGCTGCCACTCTCCCCATGACAACCTTATTCATCATTGGAATCACCCATGAAAACCATGTATGCACCGACCGACAAGCGTGGGCAGCAGAAGCTTGCTATCACGCTCAACCTTGTTCCGAACACTCCACCCCTTCCCGTGGGTGCCTTCTCCCTGATTGTGGCTGATCCGCCGTGGTTATATCACCTGAGAGAAAGTGAAAAAAAGCACCGAGGGCGATGTCCTTATCCAGCCATGACCGACGAGGAAATTTTGGCGATGCCCGTGAGTTCGATTGCCGCTCCAGATTCATATTTGTTGTTGTGGACGACAAACAACCATCTGCCAGTGGCGTTCAGAGTTATGGAGGCATGGGGATTTGAGTACAAAGCCATACATACGTGGGTGAAGACGACATTAGACAGGTCCAAGATTAGATTCGGTGTAGGACATTACGGTCGAAATGCAACTGAACACGTTCTTATAGGCCGCAAAGGAAAGGCTAAAACCTTTATGGCACTGGGATTGACTAATATTCCCACCGCATTCCAGGCTCCCCTTGGTCAGCACTCTCAAAAGCCAGAAGAGTTCTACCAGATGGCGGATCGGCTAGGTGATGCTCTCGGCGGGCAGCGGATTGAGTTGTTTGCCCGGTGTCCTCGTCCTGGCTGGGAGAGTTGGGGTGCGGAGGTGGAGGCATGAAAATCATCACGCTCTGGCAACCTTGGGCAACCTTCATTGCTCTGAACTTCAAGCAATTTGAGACTCGCTCTTGGGGCACTGGCTACCGGGGCAAGCTGGCAATCCATGCGGCCAAACGGCATATCGACCCGGATGGGAAGTATGCAGCAAGCCAGGTGTATGAACTGACCAATGGCAAATTGGCTCTCAAGCGACGGGATTATCCACTGGGCTGCATCGTGGCGATTGCGGATCTAGTGGATTGTCTCCAAATGGACTCAAGTCTGATCAGCAGACAAACCGAACTGGAGTTGGCCGTGGGCAATTGGCAACCGGGACGCTTTGCTTGGCAGCTAGAGAACATCGTTGCTCTGAGTGTACCCATTCCCTATCGAGGGTCTCAGGGACTCCGGGATGTTCGGCCCGATGTACTGAAAATTTTGATGGAGTTAACCAATGGAGAATAGCAAAATTGAGTGGACCCACCACACGTTCAATTCTTGGATCGGCTGCGCCCACAACAGTCCCGGCTGTGCGAATTGCTATGCCGAAACCCTAATGGACACACGATACCATCGCGTAAAGTGGGGCAAAAATGGAACCAGATCACGCACCTCTGAATCTTACTGGAAGCAACCTCATAAATGGAATCGCAAGGCTGCTGAGCGAGGGGTTCTTGAAACCGTTTTCTGTGCGTCCCTGGCCGATGTGTTCGAGGACCGGGATGATCTGATTGATTGGCGGTTGGACCTGTTTGATGGTGTTATCGACAAAACCCCAAACCTGATCTGGTTGCTACTGACCAAGCGGGTGGATGTCGCGGCTAAGTTTCTCCAGTTCAGGCGAGTACCGCCCAATGTCTGGCTGGGCCATAGCATCTGCACCCAGCGTGAATGCGATGTCGTCATTCCCAAGCTGGCGAAGTTGCGGAAGTATATTGGCGGTGCCTTTCTGAGTTGCGAACCCCTGCTCGAACCCTTGGACCTGGGTGCCCTTCCCGCGAATTGGATTATTGCCGGGGGTGAGTCTGGTCCTGGGGCACGGCCTTGTGATGTGGACTGGATTCGCTCCATCCGGGACCAGTGTAAATCAGCAGAAATTCCCGTGTTTATCAAGCAGATCGGTAGTAAACCCGTGGGGGTTCCCAAGCTCCGTTCAGCGAAGGGTGGGGATACCGAGGAATGGCCCAAGGATCTTCGGGTGAGAGAGTTTCCTGAGTTCGGGTGAGGGAGGTGATTGTGGATGAAGAGTGACGAAATCGAAGGGTGGCGAGTAGGTCTGAAGTCTGAGACTCAAGTCGGCATTGAATCTCAGACTTTGGAAATCTCTGGGCCGGGAAATTTGAAAATCGAAATCCAACGCTTCAAGTCTGTAGAGGTTACCATTGAAGGCTTTGTGAATCTGGAAATGGCCCCAACCAAGTTTTTTGAGTTGTCCTGTAAGTGTTACGACTCGGTGAATAAATGCAAGGTCAGCCTCGATTATTATTTCACCGGAGAACCAGAAGCGTATCTGATCGTGGGATGCGCTCATTGGGTGATACCCATACCCTTTGCACAGCAACTCGTGCATGTTTTCTTGCTGGGCTAGGTATTGACCAATGCTCTGTTATACATTCAACACAATTGACAAAACATGCCCATTTTGTCAGCACAGGAGACGAAAAA carries:
- a CDS encoding phosphoadenosine phosphosulfate reductase family protein, producing MSATQMVLPLQVPGVSTLPDLSTYDRILVAFSGGKDSICCLLRLLELGVPKGRIELHHHLVDGLSNTPVNSQISTLFDWPITESYSRKFAQAFDLPIYMSWLEGGLEREMCRDNQPKAPTHFQTPDGEQVSGGQGKPGTRCKFPAKVADLKTRWCSSYLKIDVLSTAIANQSRFNHSRTLVVTGERAQESAARAKYQSFEPHRTDRRDSPKLRRHIDHWRPVHAYSSEQVWETIQRWGVQAHPAYYLGWGRLSCQFCIFGSPNQWASNAAISPERSERLHQYEQAFQHTLDNKLSIPEMAARGKVYEAIHQNPDQLRLALSQDYTLPILVDPDTWTLPAGAFGEDAGPT
- the dcm gene encoding DNA (cytosine-5-)-methyltransferase codes for the protein MKKKSYITVTDQFCGCGGSSSGASQAGCEIVMAINHWDKAVETHNTNFPDTAHDCTDISACDPRRYPSTDILITSPECTNHSLAKGKKRKNLGQMDLFNPQTIDPEAERSRATLWDVVRFSEVHQYNFVVVENVVEVRHWILFDSWLNAMHTLGYDHEAIFFNSMFAEAPQSRDRVYIVFWRRNNPKPNLSFTPLAHCSQCGEVEAIQSWKNPFKKWGRYGKRNQYVYRCPSCAQVVEPYFTPAYTVIDWSYPSTKVGDRKRPLKSATLERIRKGLQKFCSPVLVETAYGKDTSNRVRSVDGILPTQTARQTMALATPFIVRNYTGAQAASIRDPLPTITTVDHNSLVQPFLTSYYSGSAQVCGMDAAIPTITAADRHALVQPDHSISVEDCYFRMLQPHEIQAAMAFAQDYKVLGNKRERVKQLGNAVTPPVMQMILTRCLDSLSSPHF
- a CDS encoding MT-A70 family methyltransferase gives rise to the protein MKTMYAPTDKRGQQKLAITLNLVPNTPPLPVGAFSLIVADPPWLYHLRESEKKHRGRCPYPAMTDEEILAMPVSSIAAPDSYLLLWTTNNHLPVAFRVMEAWGFEYKAIHTWVKTTLDRSKIRFGVGHYGRNATEHVLIGRKGKAKTFMALGLTNIPTAFQAPLGQHSQKPEEFYQMADRLGDALGGQRIELFARCPRPGWESWGAEVEA
- a CDS encoding ASCH domain-containing protein → MKIITLWQPWATFIALNFKQFETRSWGTGYRGKLAIHAAKRHIDPDGKYAASQVYELTNGKLALKRRDYPLGCIVAIADLVDCLQMDSSLISRQTELELAVGNWQPGRFAWQLENIVALSVPIPYRGSQGLRDVRPDVLKILMELTNGE
- a CDS encoding DUF5131 family protein, whose translation is MENSKIEWTHHTFNSWIGCAHNSPGCANCYAETLMDTRYHRVKWGKNGTRSRTSESYWKQPHKWNRKAAERGVLETVFCASLADVFEDRDDLIDWRLDLFDGVIDKTPNLIWLLLTKRVDVAAKFLQFRRVPPNVWLGHSICTQRECDVVIPKLAKLRKYIGGAFLSCEPLLEPLDLGALPANWIIAGGESGPGARPCDVDWIRSIRDQCKSAEIPVFIKQIGSKPVGVPKLRSAKGGDTEEWPKDLRVREFPEFG